The sequence below is a genomic window from Chitinophagales bacterium.
GGGAAATTTTCTTTTTTGACTCGAAACTTTTTCCGGCAATGTGAGGAGTAAATATTACTTTACCCGTATGCACCAATTGCTCAAAAATCATTCTTTCAGATTCAGAATGTGTTTCGAATTTTTCATTTTCATAAACATCGAGGGCTGCACCAAGTACTTTGCCTTGCTTAAGCGCCTGCAATAGATCGGAATGGTTGATTACCCTTCCCCTAGAAGTATTAATAATGTAAATGGGCTTTTTAAATAGATCAAAATATTCTAATGAGATTAAATATTCTGTGTCCGATGCAAGCGGAACATGTAAACTGATTATCTCTGCAGTTTGAAATATTTCCGCCATTGTTTTTTCTGCTCCGTACCGGTCAGAATAATTTTTTAAAAACCTGTCGTACACAAATACATTCATTCCAAATACAGAAAGTTTTTTAGCAAAGGCTTTTCCGGTATTTCCATAACCAATAATTCCAATAGTTTTTCCCTCCAGCTCATGCACCCTGTTTTCTTCTACAAGCCACTTCATCTGTTGTGTTTCGAAGGATGATTTTGTTATGTTGTGAAATATTGACAACAGCAACCCCATTGCATGTTCTCCTACCGAATTAGCATTGCCTTCTGGTGAATTGATGCAAGCGATATTTTTTGACTTTGCAAATTCCGTATCAATATTTTCCATGCCGGATCCTGCACGTGCAATAAATTTTAAGGTGGTTGCCTGTTCTAAAACTTTTTTGTCCAGAAGAATTCGGGTAGCTATTATAATGCCCGTGTAACCATCAATACAATGGAAAAGATCAGCCCTCAAAATTGTAGGCTTGTAATCAACCGTAAATCCCATTTGATGCAATCCTTCAATTAACATTGAATCACAATTATCCGTTATCAATATCTGTGGTGATGCCATTTGGAATTTAATTTTGAATAGTTGTGGTAGCAGCTATTTGGTTGCTTAGTTCGATCCATTCATTAACCGATAACTGTTCAGGACGAAGGCTAAAAACAGGCCGAGCTATAATTTCAGGACTAAGATTCAATTCACCAAGTCCATTGCGAAGCGTTTTTCGCCTTTTTCCAAAAGCGGCCTTTACCATTTTCCGTAATAATTTTTCATTAATAATTTGCTTTTGTTCCGCTTTTCGCCTCATGCAGATTACTGCCGAGGTGACCTTGGGTGGAGGCAAAAAGCTCATTGCAGGAACATCAAATAAATATTCACAATCATAAAAGCTCTGCACCAATACGCTTAAAATTCCATATTCCTTATTACCATGCACAGAGGTAATGCGCTGTGCTACCTCTTTTTGAAACATCCCTACCATTAATGGAATGCGGGATTTATTCTCAAGTATTTTAAAAACAATTTGTGAAGAAATATTGTACGGGAAATTCCCTATAATGTTAAAGGAATTACACTCGATCTTATTAAGATCCATTTCCAAAAAATCATCAAAAAAAATTTTCTTTTGCAGGGACGGAAATTTGGTTTTTAAAAAATTCACCATCCGCTCATCAAATTCCACTGCATAAAAATCAAAATCCCTTTCATCAATAAAATACTTTGTCAGCATACCTGTTCCTGGGCCTATCTCAAGTGTGGCAGATTTATTATTTTTTACAAGGAATGTATCAACAATCTTTTTGGCTATATTTTCGTCCGCCAAAAAGTGCTGACCCAATGATTTTTTCGCAAGCATTTTTTCAATTTACAGTGTTTCATCAAACTGGACTAAAATCATGATCTTTTCGGTTAATTTTTAATTTTTGCAACGTCAGTATACGGTTTACTATTTTTGTCAGATTCTTAGCTATCGATATGAAAATAACCCTTAGTCGAAAAGTTTTACAAAAGGATCATTCTATAATTTTAGCAAATAAAGATTCTGATTTAAACGCAATAGGATTGCCTGAGGAATATATTGATATTATTAAAAATCAATTAAAAAAAGACATAAAGCAAATAGTGATTCCTTCCCCGGCACAAATTATTTATTTTGTATCAGTAGATGAATCAAAAGAAATCTATAAAACAGCCGAAAGTTTCCGGAAAGCAGGGAACAAAGCGCTTGGAATTATACACAAACATAAGCTCGCTGGTATAACTATCAGGAATATCAGCAGCTTCAAAAAAGCAGCTCTTTTTTTTGCTGAGGGAATGGCTCTTGGGAACTATCAATTTATAAGGTATAAAAAAGATGCAGCGAAAGAAAGCTTTGTATTTAACGAAATTAAAATACTGGATCAAAACATTACTGAAGAAGAGGTAAATAAGCTGCAGGCCATAGTGGATTCAGTATATATGGTAAGGGATTGGGTGAACACACCAGCCAATTATTTAAATGCCACCGATCTGGCAGATGCAATCGTGCATGCATCAAAAGAATCAGGTTTTAAAACTGAGGTATTTAATAAGACCAAAATAGCTGCTTTGAAGATGGGTGGATTGCTTGCAGTGAATCAGGGAAGTGTTGACCCACCAACCTTCATTATTATGGAATATAAACCAAAGAATGCTATTAATAAAAAACCAATAATATTGATAGGGAAAGGCGTTGTATATGATACCGGTGGCCTAAGTCTGAAGCCAACCACCTCCATGGACTATATGAAATGTGATATGGCTGGCGCCGCAACCATCACCGGAGCCATAAGTTGCGCTGCCAAAACGAAGTTGCCCCTTCATGTTATCGGCCTGGTGCCTGCTACTGATAACAGGCCCGGTCTGAACGCCTTTGCTCCCGGTGATGTAATCACAATGCATAATGGGATGACTGTTGAAATGCTGAATAGTGATGCAGAAGGAAGAATGATTCTTGGCGATGCATTAAGTTTTGCACGTCAATATAAACCTGAACTGGTTATAGATGTGGCTACTCTTACAGGTGCGGCGCACCGGGCAGTTGGCGATCACGCAATTGTATATATGGGAACAGCTTCCGAACAAGTAAAAGAGGATCTGGAAGATTGCGGAATGCAGGTATATGAACGGTTGGTGGAATTTCCCCTATGGGATGAATATGGTGAAATGCTTAAAAGTGATATCGCAGATATTAAAAATGTAGGCGGTGCTTTAGCAGGCGCTATTACCGCTGGCAAGTTTTTAGAAAGATTTACTGATTATCCCTGGATTCATTTTGATATTGCCGGAGTTGCTTATTTTCAGACATCGATGGGCTATAAAGGCAAAAATGCTTCTGCTATTGGAATGAG
It includes:
- a CDS encoding leucyl aminopeptidase family protein gives rise to the protein MKITLSRKVLQKDHSIILANKDSDLNAIGLPEEYIDIIKNQLKKDIKQIVIPSPAQIIYFVSVDESKEIYKTAESFRKAGNKALGIIHKHKLAGITIRNISSFKKAALFFAEGMALGNYQFIRYKKDAAKESFVFNEIKILDQNITEEEVNKLQAIVDSVYMVRDWVNTPANYLNATDLADAIVHASKESGFKTEVFNKTKIAALKMGGLLAVNQGSVDPPTFIIMEYKPKNAINKKPIILIGKGVVYDTGGLSLKPTTSMDYMKCDMAGAATITGAISCAAKTKLPLHVIGLVPATDNRPGLNAFAPGDVITMHNGMTVEMLNSDAEGRMILGDALSFARQYKPELVIDVATLTGAAHRAVGDHAIVYMGTASEQVKEDLEDCGMQVYERLVEFPLWDEYGEMLKSDIADIKNVGGALAGAITAGKFLERFTDYPWIHFDIAGVAYFQTSMGYKGKNASAIGMRLLYRFLEKRSQQNS
- the rsmA gene encoding 16S rRNA (adenine(1518)-N(6)/adenine(1519)-N(6))-dimethyltransferase RsmA translates to MEKMLAKKSLGQHFLADENIAKKIVDTFLVKNNKSATLEIGPGTGMLTKYFIDERDFDFYAVEFDERMVNFLKTKFPSLQKKIFFDDFLEMDLNKIECNSFNIIGNFPYNISSQIVFKILENKSRIPLMVGMFQKEVAQRITSVHGNKEYGILSVLVQSFYDCEYLFDVPAMSFLPPPKVTSAVICMRRKAEQKQIINEKLLRKMVKAAFGKRRKTLRNGLGELNLSPEIIARPVFSLRPEQLSVNEWIELSNQIAATTTIQN